A window of Mucilaginibacter sp. PAMC 26640 contains these coding sequences:
- a CDS encoding molybdenum ABC transporter permease subunit: MDLTPIWLTLKLASITTLLLLVLGLPVAWWLSGRRSFIKIIIEAFITMPLVLPPSVLGFYLLLAFSPQRGVGKWLHDNFNLQFVFSFEGLVLASVIYSMPFMISPVKSAFQQLPASLAQASATLGKTKWQTLRWVLLPNIKPSLLTATVLTFAHTLGEFGVVLMIGGNIPGITRVASIAVYDSVEQMDYTSANNYSLILFAITFVLVTGVFIYNKYQVKTPLV, from the coding sequence GGTACTGGGATTGCCCGTGGCCTGGTGGCTCTCCGGGAGGCGGTCGTTTATCAAGATCATCATTGAGGCCTTTATTACTATGCCACTGGTTTTACCCCCATCGGTGCTGGGCTTTTATTTGTTGCTGGCTTTTAGTCCGCAGCGTGGGGTGGGTAAATGGCTACACGATAACTTTAACCTGCAATTTGTATTTTCTTTCGAGGGGTTGGTGCTGGCCTCGGTCATTTATAGTATGCCGTTTATGATCAGTCCGGTAAAATCGGCGTTTCAGCAACTGCCAGCATCCCTGGCGCAAGCATCCGCCACGCTGGGAAAAACAAAGTGGCAAACTTTAAGATGGGTGCTGCTGCCCAACATCAAACCATCGTTACTAACGGCTACCGTTTTAACTTTTGCGCACACCCTGGGCGAGTTCGGCGTAGTGCTGATGATCGGCGGCAATATCCCGGGCATTACCCGGGTAGCCTCTATCGCCGTGTACGATTCGGTAGAACAGATGGATTACACCTCGGCCAATAACTATTCGCTCATCCTGTTTGCCATTACTTTTGTGCTGGTCACCGGGGTGTTCATCTACAATAAATACCAGGTAAAAACCCCCTTAGTATGA
- a CDS encoding molybdenum ABC transporter ATP-binding protein: protein MIRIHIEKKLRAYQGVQVLKIRKEMAAGSITRVTGPSGAGKTTLLKMIAGLITPDAGQITINQTVWFDAAQQINLPTRLRMPGFVFQDYALFPNMTVQQHLAYATTDTAWINRLLAIGQLETFAAHKPEHLSGGQQQRLAILRALAIKPQLLLMDEPFSALDVKMKSALIADLLTLFTELKATVLIVSHNPQELDGICNDELVLD, encoded by the coding sequence ATGATCCGCATCCATATCGAAAAAAAGCTCAGGGCATACCAGGGGGTACAGGTGCTCAAGATCCGGAAGGAGATGGCCGCCGGCAGTATTACCCGCGTTACCGGCCCCTCGGGTGCGGGCAAAACCACGTTGCTTAAAATGATAGCCGGACTCATAACACCAGATGCCGGACAGATCACGATCAACCAAACCGTTTGGTTTGATGCCGCTCAACAGATCAACCTGCCTACGCGCTTACGGATGCCCGGTTTTGTTTTCCAGGACTATGCGCTGTTTCCCAACATGACGGTGCAGCAGCATTTGGCCTACGCAACCACCGATACCGCATGGATCAACCGTTTACTCGCTATCGGGCAGCTGGAAACCTTTGCAGCTCATAAACCCGAACACCTTTCCGGCGGCCAACAACAGCGACTGGCTATTTTGCGCGCACTGGCCATTAAACCGCAATTGCTGCTGATGGACGAGCCCTTTTCCGCGCTGGATGTGAAGATGAAATCGGCGTTGATTGCTGATTTGCTCACCCTTTTTACAGAATTAAAGGCCACCGTACTCATCGTGAGCCATAACCCGCAGGAGCTGGATGGCATTTGCAATGACGAATTAGTGCTGGACTAA